Proteins from a genomic interval of Candidatus Paceibacterota bacterium:
- the lepA gene encoding translation elongation factor 4 produces MNQSKQIRNFTIIAHIDHGKSTLADRMLEMTHTIEARKMKDQVLDSMDLERERGITIKMQPVRMKYSRNGVDFMLHLIDTPGHIDFSYEVSRALTAVEGSVLLVDATQGVQAQTLTTLAMARTLGHVIIPAVSKIDSPYADIPRVKKEVAELLGVEEDTIMEVSGKTGQGVEELIQAIVARIPSPFERKEAKEVVTDHQGFPQEDRPRALIFDFQYSDHRGVIVYVRVFGGEFKKGDECRFSVSNARFKSTETGTFAPQETPVDSLSNGMIGYIVTGIKEPGIASVGDTIFLDKKPVQALPGYQSALPVVWASLYPESQDDFPLLRQALERLQLSDSALSFEEESSGALGRGFRCGFLGMLHLEIITERLKREFSLSLIVTTPSITYEVTMKNGKTEKVYSPIFFPEDSLITSVREPWVNIKLITPPEYVGSLVQVLYEHEAEVGNTDLFGTERTAIEAKLPLREMMRNFFDEIKSLTSGYASISYEMGEMRSADVVRMDILVADEPVVAFARVVSRKRLELEARKAVEKLQSVLPRQMFAMKIQAKAQGRIIASESVSAMRKDVTGYLYGGDITRKMKLLEKQKKGKKKMKERGTVNIPQDVFIKMVKGGD; encoded by the coding sequence ATGAACCAGTCTAAGCAGATCAGAAACTTTACAATTATTGCCCATATTGACCATGGTAAGTCCACGCTTGCTGACCGCATGTTGGAGATGACCCATACAATTGAGGCAAGAAAAATGAAGGACCAGGTATTGGACTCAATGGATCTGGAACGTGAACGCGGTATCACCATTAAGATGCAGCCAGTGCGCATGAAATATTCTCGCAATGGCGTTGATTTTATGCTTCACCTGATTGATACTCCTGGACACATTGATTTTTCATACGAAGTATCACGTGCGCTAACCGCAGTAGAAGGGTCAGTGCTTTTGGTTGATGCGACACAAGGTGTGCAAGCGCAGACACTAACAACACTTGCGATGGCACGAACGCTAGGTCATGTGATTATTCCCGCAGTAAGTAAGATTGATTCTCCATACGCTGACATTCCACGAGTTAAAAAAGAAGTGGCCGAACTTTTAGGTGTGGAGGAAGACACAATTATGGAGGTCTCTGGAAAGACAGGACAGGGAGTAGAAGAACTCATTCAGGCAATCGTTGCAAGAATTCCTTCTCCATTTGAAAGAAAAGAAGCAAAAGAAGTTGTAACTGATCATCAAGGATTTCCACAAGAAGACCGACCTCGGGCACTTATTTTTGATTTTCAATATTCAGACCACCGCGGAGTTATTGTGTATGTTCGAGTATTCGGAGGTGAGTTTAAAAAAGGAGACGAGTGCCGATTCTCAGTTTCAAATGCACGATTCAAATCTACTGAAACAGGAACGTTTGCCCCACAAGAAACTCCAGTTGATAGTTTGTCTAACGGAATGATTGGATACATTGTAACTGGAATCAAGGAGCCAGGAATTGCTTCTGTTGGAGACACGATTTTCTTGGATAAGAAGCCAGTACAAGCACTACCTGGATATCAATCAGCACTTCCAGTTGTGTGGGCATCACTTTATCCTGAAAGCCAAGACGATTTTCCGTTGCTTCGACAGGCGCTTGAACGTTTGCAGCTATCTGACTCGGCACTTTCATTTGAAGAAGAATCATCGGGTGCCCTTGGTCGCGGATTCCGTTGCGGATTCCTCGGAATGCTTCATTTGGAAATTATCACTGAACGCTTAAAGCGGGAATTTTCACTTTCACTTATTGTTACAACTCCATCTATCACATACGAAGTGACCATGAAAAACGGAAAAACTGAAAAAGTATATTCACCAATATTCTTTCCAGAAGATTCATTAATAACATCGGTTCGAGAACCATGGGTGAACATTAAACTCATCACTCCTCCTGAATATGTTGGAAGCTTGGTACAAGTGTTATACGAACATGAAGCAGAAGTTGGAAACACTGATCTTTTTGGAACAGAGCGAACTGCGATTGAAGCAAAGTTGCCACTTCGAGAAATGATGCGAAATTTTTTTGATGAGATTAAAAGTCTCACATCAGGATATGCTTCTATCTCGTATGAAATGGGTGAGATGAGAAGTGCCGATGTTGTTCGAATGGACATACTTGTTGCTGACGAACCAGTGGTTGCTTTTGCACGTGTAGTCTCACGAAAACGCCTGGAGCTTGAAGCCCGAAAAGCCGTCGAGAAGCTCCAATCTGTGCTTCCACGACAAATGTTTGCTATGAAGATTCAAGCAAAGGCCCAGGGCCGAATTATCGCCTCAGAGAGCGTCTCAGCCATGCGAAAGGATGTTACCGGATACCTTTATGGAGGTGACATTACACGAAAGATGAAACTTCTCGAAAAACAGAAGAAAGGAAAGAAGAAAATGAAGGAGAGAGGAACGGTGAATATTCCTCAAGATGTCTTCATTAAGATGGTGAAGGGAGGGGATTAG
- a CDS encoding tetratricopeptide repeat protein: MLTFISRGALLVLIAALPFFIIPSTFMLFASKPIMVLLVMLFLALSVVISDLKLGSFEFPRTHVLTAVVVLFLITIISSALVALRASTIIDIATVDSAAYVFAGLIFLLATVRFFTTLRTVRSVFIATWIGGAILVLFHTIRFLMGPATLNFGIFGNLLSSPLGAWPDVGLFAGFLLVLSLAYHQFLARKRLWVVISTAAIVISALAISVVNINTVWWLVGVSAVLIFVYSFLKMTRQANQQMAERAAEVIPGTATPVSRFITKIPTAPLVIVLVSFAMILISGRASVFSIASNVPGLGFLNNFNAPHIEAKLSPLATLELGWNVIKEGKVFGVGPGQFNVAWNQFKPIEVNNTILWSSDFSFGFSTVLSSLVTLGIPGLLAWIALIAFAAILMFRLLLGTVGEEHERNHGAVLSFSVVYLILIFLFSNPGLVLYTYLFVFLGLLITVALAMGIVRTRAYSYLSDPRAAFASVAGLVLLLLGIIMLGYLFTTQAYARYEVNRASTALAQGNVPEATSRYNRALQFDERDSYYRELISVGLQQLSTFVSSSQNASQSQQQALQEQGQAIVQQVTGIASRAVALNEDSYVNWLSLGDTYSVLAAYKVEGAYDQALAAYDRAQKLSPSNPLIKLALAQLERNNGNVSKAFEYADQAIALKANYTDAYFFKAQLHIQENSIEKAIEAAEVGALTAPTNADAHLQVGILKYNIDDFEGASRDFERALIINPQYANAQYFLALTYRELGRNEEARMLTDILLTTNPENTDVQALSSSLSSGSRAIQAEEAIDTEEDTTGSEGETEE, encoded by the coding sequence ATGCTTACATTTATTTCGCGAGGTGCACTGCTTGTTTTAATTGCAGCGTTACCCTTTTTCATTATTCCTTCAACGTTCATGTTATTTGCAAGTAAGCCAATCATGGTCTTGCTTGTGATGTTGTTTCTCGCATTATCAGTTGTTATTAGCGATCTTAAGCTCGGTTCATTTGAATTTCCTCGAACACACGTATTAACTGCAGTTGTGGTACTGTTCCTTATTACCATAATCAGTTCAGCACTTGTTGCGCTCCGTGCATCAACAATTATTGATATTGCAACGGTTGATTCTGCTGCTTATGTGTTTGCGGGACTTATTTTCCTTCTTGCTACAGTTCGATTTTTTACAACCCTCCGAACTGTTCGCTCGGTATTTATTGCCACATGGATCGGTGGTGCGATTCTTGTCCTCTTCCACACTATTCGTTTCTTGATGGGACCTGCAACACTTAACTTTGGAATTTTTGGAAACCTCCTCTCATCTCCACTTGGTGCATGGCCAGATGTCGGACTCTTTGCGGGCTTCTTGCTTGTGCTCTCACTTGCATACCACCAGTTCTTAGCGCGAAAGCGTCTGTGGGTAGTTATCTCAACGGCTGCGATCGTTATTTCAGCTCTTGCTATCTCAGTTGTTAACATAAACACTGTTTGGTGGTTGGTGGGTGTTTCAGCAGTTCTTATCTTCGTGTACTCATTCCTTAAAATGACACGGCAGGCAAATCAGCAAATGGCAGAACGTGCTGCTGAGGTGATTCCTGGAACAGCTACTCCTGTGTCTCGTTTTATTACAAAAATACCAACAGCTCCGCTTGTTATCGTGCTTGTGTCGTTTGCAATGATTTTGATTTCAGGACGTGCAAGTGTCTTCTCAATCGCGTCAAACGTTCCTGGACTAGGCTTTTTGAATAATTTCAATGCACCGCACATTGAAGCAAAGCTTTCTCCACTTGCAACACTTGAACTTGGTTGGAATGTTATTAAGGAAGGAAAGGTGTTTGGAGTGGGCCCAGGACAATTTAATGTCGCATGGAACCAATTCAAGCCAATTGAAGTCAACAACACAATTCTTTGGAGCTCAGATTTTTCATTTGGATTTAGCACAGTCTTAAGTTCACTTGTAACTCTCGGTATCCCAGGACTATTGGCGTGGATCGCACTCATTGCGTTTGCTGCAATCCTTATGTTTAGGTTATTACTTGGAACAGTCGGAGAAGAACATGAGCGTAATCACGGTGCAGTGCTTTCATTTAGCGTCGTATATCTCATCTTGATCTTCCTATTCAGCAACCCTGGATTAGTACTGTACACATATTTGTTTGTCTTTCTCGGGCTTCTTATCACGGTCGCTCTTGCGATGGGAATTGTTCGAACTCGTGCGTACTCATACCTCTCTGATCCACGAGCAGCGTTTGCCTCTGTTGCAGGACTTGTTCTCCTTCTTTTGGGTATCATCATGCTTGGATATCTCTTCACAACACAAGCGTATGCTCGATATGAAGTGAATCGTGCTTCAACTGCACTCGCTCAGGGAAATGTTCCAGAAGCAACATCACGATATAATCGAGCACTTCAATTCGATGAAAGGGATTCGTATTACCGAGAGTTGATCAGTGTTGGTTTGCAACAGCTTTCAACATTCGTCTCAAGTTCTCAAAACGCTAGCCAGAGCCAACAACAGGCACTCCAGGAACAAGGACAAGCAATTGTGCAGCAAGTTACCGGTATCGCATCACGGGCAGTTGCACTTAATGAAGATAGTTATGTAAACTGGTTGTCATTAGGAGACACATACTCAGTCCTTGCGGCGTATAAGGTTGAAGGTGCATATGATCAAGCACTCGCTGCGTATGATCGAGCACAGAAGCTTTCCCCATCTAATCCATTGATTAAGCTTGCGCTTGCGCAACTTGAGAGGAATAACGGTAATGTCTCTAAGGCATTCGAATATGCTGACCAAGCAATTGCACTCAAGGCAAATTACACAGACGCATATTTCTTCAAGGCACAGCTCCACATCCAAGAGAATTCAATAGAAAAGGCAATCGAAGCTGCTGAAGTTGGTGCACTCACTGCTCCTACAAATGCTGATGCACATCTCCAGGTTGGAATTCTTAAGTACAACATAGATGATTTTGAGGGGGCATCACGTGATTTTGAGCGAGCACTTATCATTAATCCTCAGTATGCAAACGCGCAGTATTTCTTGGCACTTACATACAGGGAACTAGGAAGAAACGAAGAGGCTCGAATGCTTACAGACATCTTGCTTACAACAAACCCTGAAAACACAGATGTGCAAGCGCTCTCAAGTTCACTTTCAAGTGGTTCACGAGCAATTCAGGCAGAGGAAGCTATTGACACAGAAGAAGATACTACTGGAAGCGAAGGGGAAACTGAAGAATAG
- a CDS encoding lipid II flippase MurJ — translation MVRNLIGLFNKEVRAVHHAAYILAASALVSQLLALFRDRVFASTFGVGKELDLYYAAFRIPDMLFIAVSALISVSVLVPMLVEAQKRGEKDQEELIKTIFTAFFWMVLILALAAFFVAPLILPLLFPAYGDMMPELVAMTRLLLLSPILLGISNIFSSIIQTSQRFIITALSPILYNLGIICGAVFLAGRHGIIGAVWGVAIGAFLHAAIQLPYLIKQKKVPGLSRENPFVILRKSASVIRASLPRTLSLSISELVEFTFVIVAGYLVVGSITVFNLAWNLQSVSLSLIGMSFSVALFPTLTRLFSEQNNDVFREKFIFTLRQVIFFGLLASALCIVLRAQIVRTALGAGAFDWNATRLTAAAFALFTTSLVLQSLSLVMTRTWYARGSTKIPLLSNLLGGFTSFAVLGILMILWNKVPAIENFLEHLLRVEGEYGSDVLMLPIAFSIGAAVTACSLLLSLRKVMKGYLRSLVRPVCEHLLGAFVAGAVAYTVLQLFADSVDTTRVLGVFLHGAVAGVTGIVGAFAILLAIGNLEARHVLDGITRKKPAVVISENEPV, via the coding sequence ATGGTGCGGAACCTCATAGGACTGTTTAATAAAGAGGTACGCGCTGTACATCATGCAGCATATATTCTTGCTGCATCAGCACTTGTTTCGCAATTACTGGCACTCTTTCGAGATCGAGTGTTTGCAAGTACGTTTGGAGTGGGTAAAGAGCTAGATCTCTATTATGCTGCGTTTCGTATCCCAGACATGCTCTTTATTGCTGTCTCAGCACTGATTTCAGTTTCAGTGCTTGTGCCAATGCTTGTTGAAGCGCAAAAGCGTGGAGAAAAGGATCAAGAAGAATTAATCAAGACAATATTTACTGCTTTTTTCTGGATGGTGCTTATACTTGCACTCGCTGCATTTTTTGTAGCGCCGCTCATTCTCCCACTTCTTTTCCCGGCATATGGTGACATGATGCCTGAGCTCGTTGCTATGACACGGCTATTATTGCTCTCTCCAATTCTCTTGGGTATTTCGAATATCTTCTCGTCGATCATTCAGACATCACAACGTTTTATCATTACTGCGCTATCACCAATCCTGTATAACCTGGGAATTATCTGCGGTGCAGTATTTTTAGCTGGAAGACATGGAATTATTGGGGCGGTATGGGGTGTCGCAATTGGAGCGTTCTTGCACGCTGCAATTCAACTTCCGTATTTGATCAAGCAGAAAAAAGTGCCAGGACTTTCGCGAGAAAATCCATTCGTAATTTTGAGGAAAAGCGCATCTGTGATTCGCGCGTCTCTTCCTCGAACATTATCTTTATCAATCTCAGAGTTGGTGGAATTTACATTCGTTATTGTCGCAGGATATTTGGTTGTGGGATCAATTACCGTATTCAACTTGGCATGGAACCTTCAGTCAGTATCACTGTCGCTTATTGGTATGAGTTTTTCTGTTGCGCTTTTTCCAACACTGACGAGACTGTTTTCAGAGCAGAACAATGATGTGTTTCGTGAGAAATTTATCTTTACGCTCCGTCAGGTAATCTTTTTTGGCTTACTCGCCTCAGCGCTCTGTATTGTCCTTCGTGCACAAATTGTTCGAACAGCGCTCGGTGCTGGTGCCTTTGACTGGAATGCTACGCGATTGACTGCCGCAGCCTTTGCGCTCTTTACAACGTCACTTGTACTCCAGTCACTCTCTCTTGTGATGACCCGAACATGGTATGCACGAGGAAGTACAAAAATTCCACTCCTTTCCAACTTACTTGGTGGTTTTACAAGCTTTGCGGTACTTGGAATATTAATGATCTTGTGGAATAAGGTGCCGGCTATCGAAAACTTTCTAGAACACTTGTTGCGTGTAGAGGGGGAATATGGAAGTGATGTCCTCATGCTTCCAATTGCTTTCAGTATCGGTGCAGCAGTTACTGCATGTAGTCTCCTGTTGTCTCTTAGGAAAGTGATGAAGGGATACCTCCGCTCACTCGTACGTCCTGTATGTGAACATTTACTGGGTGCATTTGTTGCAGGAGCAGTTGCGTACACAGTACTTCAGCTATTTGCAGACTCAGTTGATACAACTCGAGTCTTGGGGGTATTTCTCCATGGAGCAGTCGCTGGAGTGACTGGAATTGTTGGGGCCTTTGCAATTTTGCTAGCTATTGGTAATCTTGAGGCTCGACACGTCCTCGACGGCATCACACGTAAGAAGCCAGCCGTAGTCATCTCCGAAAATGAACCAGTCTAA
- a CDS encoding peptidoglycan-binding domain-containing protein has protein sequence MNNFKFLRLVCYVTISGLIFGLSLTHDAFIFKESNAQTNTTCIYTRDLRVDSEGEDVRALQQFLNANGYVISQTGLGSPGQETTSFGLKTQQALKNFQMAVNITPATGFFGPLTRLFVCGAPQNVLPTSPATTSTTIIPSFTFTLPQTIGARGAEVTALQELLVALGFMTEPPTGFFGPITAQAVASFQLSKGLEPVGSIGPQTRSALNLAYATLVNQTLAKNTGTNSTATTTVKRRRSGGGGGGGRNNSNDNAPPDPVYNTIFKIFDAIGGYTDKPTIFSAAVNPIYVGWGGYFFDNASATNPGEPSEVATRAWAQTVPLNAVAVPDIESWPANINFHSEVAVASSTEKYLRVIGWIRDERPDLKVGIYSIIPLSELTHAVNYGLLQDGDAWAVSQAAQFTAAYEAVVAASDFLAPIANAVDYIFPSLYTSNNSQQDWLYYAEYTVAIAERYGKPVYPFIWPRYHESTAGGLALQQLPLDFYRLQLDTLKALNVDGIVIWDSGWTPNGLLPWETFPWIAETEDFLEDNLIRSGAGASTFAAFGQTRTPRDMALMYLMIIIGSMIVAGGALPLAPKKRVHRKY, from the coding sequence ATGAATAATTTTAAGTTTTTGAGATTGGTGTGTTATGTAACTATTAGCGGATTGATTTTTGGGCTATCGCTAACGCACGATGCATTTATTTTCAAAGAAAGTAATGCTCAAACAAACACAACCTGTATCTATACTCGTGATTTAAGGGTTGATTCAGAAGGTGAAGATGTCCGCGCACTCCAACAATTCTTAAATGCCAACGGCTATGTCATTTCTCAAACCGGTCTCGGTTCTCCTGGACAAGAGACTACATCGTTTGGACTTAAGACCCAGCAAGCTTTGAAAAATTTTCAAATGGCAGTCAATATAACTCCTGCAACTGGATTTTTTGGTCCTCTAACTAGATTGTTTGTGTGTGGAGCACCACAGAATGTTCTTCCTACTAGTCCAGCTACAACCAGCACAACAATAATTCCTTCATTTACATTTACTCTTCCACAAACAATTGGAGCTCGGGGTGCTGAGGTAACGGCTCTTCAGGAATTGCTTGTTGCGCTTGGTTTTATGACTGAACCGCCAACAGGATTTTTTGGCCCTATCACCGCTCAGGCGGTAGCAAGTTTTCAGCTATCGAAAGGACTTGAACCAGTTGGATCAATTGGACCACAAACAAGATCGGCATTAAATCTTGCCTATGCAACTTTAGTTAATCAAACGCTTGCAAAAAACACGGGAACAAATTCTACGGCGACAACTACAGTTAAGCGTAGAAGGAGTGGAGGTGGAGGTGGTGGAGGTCGAAATAATTCAAACGACAATGCTCCTCCAGATCCTGTTTACAACACTATATTTAAAATATTTGATGCGATAGGTGGGTATACCGATAAACCAACAATCTTTAGTGCAGCAGTAAATCCGATTTATGTAGGTTGGGGAGGATATTTCTTTGATAATGCGTCTGCAACTAACCCGGGTGAGCCAAGTGAAGTTGCAACTCGTGCGTGGGCACAAACAGTCCCGTTAAATGCTGTAGCTGTTCCTGATATCGAAAGTTGGCCTGCAAACATTAACTTTCATAGTGAGGTGGCTGTAGCAAGTTCAACAGAAAAATATTTGCGAGTTATTGGGTGGATACGAGACGAGCGACCTGATTTAAAGGTCGGTATTTACTCTATTATCCCTTTGTCAGAGCTTACGCACGCTGTTAACTATGGATTACTCCAAGATGGTGATGCGTGGGCGGTTTCTCAAGCTGCACAATTTACTGCAGCGTACGAAGCGGTTGTTGCTGCAAGTGATTTTCTTGCACCAATTGCAAATGCGGTAGATTATATTTTTCCATCTCTATATACGTCAAACAATAGTCAACAAGATTGGTTGTATTACGCCGAGTATACAGTTGCTATTGCAGAGCGATATGGTAAACCGGTGTATCCATTTATTTGGCCAAGGTATCATGAATCGACAGCGGGAGGATTGGCGCTACAACAGTTACCACTTGATTTTTATCGACTACAACTTGATACGTTAAAAGCGCTTAATGTGGATGGTATTGTTATTTGGGACAGTGGATGGACTCCAAACGGCCTGCTTCCCTGGGAGACTTTTCCCTGGATCGCTGAAACAGAAGATTTCTTAGAAGATAATCTTATCCGCTCAGGTGCTGGCGCTTCCACTTTCGCTGCCTTTGGACAAACACGAACACCACGAGACATGGCTCTTATGTACCTCATGATTATCATCGGATCAATGATTGTTGCCGGCGGGGCACTCCCATTAGCACCAAAAAAGAGGGTACACCGTAAGTATTGA